A region from the Lentisphaera profundi genome encodes:
- a CDS encoding right-handed parallel beta-helix repeat-containing protein yields the protein MAILLSACVLALANQSQAGVLYVAADGNDTNPGTKTKPFATLIGARNAARELKKAGPIDIIIREGTYYLSEPLVLEPRDSGTAHAPVTWRAEEKKRVILSGGQPIEGTWQTDDGKLWFIDLPEVKNSDWNFRQLFVDGKRAIRARFPNIAESNPFLYAIGGGMDHIMIDPTLVKASWGRARDAQVNIVPNWRFFNQWNTVTSVDPLNGRIDIADSERHGKIIPGNWFWIEGVKEELDQPGEWYLDCAEGRLYYMPDPGVDPHTMSFVAPRLNVIVNAKGEVEKKTHVEYVNFSGLEFHHTTFTLGHIEARVHTDAAVQLENANHCRIENCHIENVGGYAFWLHLDSRYNMIDRNTVLNTGGGGVLFTGARLSYMDDSKLYTPGKVAATVFPILNHVTRNTVKHCGQLRYYGGGIHLDSRPAGMAMKPGNYIAHNYFTDLSRNGIFAFRNQGGNIVEYNHIHDAMQTTIDGACIHFATMNHLNAPNYILNNWLYDIWGYEQKPNGKPKRHLANGIFLDWSSSNTTIKDNYVYNAGGAPIKVIWGENWNVKKVGNKSSETRIVPPFVDELGPEGTATSGIDLESNHLIGHVIHYSNSELVTRTGNWKQQKLTGLVDLFTYNLLKAVPRDRAEISYTLPIEEDGTYQVALLYKPAKDNASNAKIAIHHAEGVANIEWNMKKGSIHGFAVSIGKYPFKVGKPAKVQISTDGADGAIVADSIAFVKVDKE from the coding sequence ATGGCCATTCTTCTTTCGGCATGTGTCCTCGCGCTGGCGAATCAGTCGCAGGCAGGCGTACTCTACGTCGCGGCCGATGGTAATGACACAAACCCCGGAACAAAGACGAAGCCCTTCGCCACTCTCATTGGCGCTCGCAACGCGGCACGCGAACTGAAGAAGGCAGGGCCCATTGATATTATCATTCGCGAAGGGACCTATTATCTTTCCGAGCCCCTTGTTCTCGAACCGCGGGATAGCGGAACGGCGCATGCACCTGTAACGTGGCGCGCCGAAGAAAAGAAGAGAGTGATTCTCAGTGGCGGCCAGCCCATCGAAGGAACATGGCAAACGGATGACGGTAAACTCTGGTTCATTGATCTTCCTGAGGTGAAGAACAGCGACTGGAACTTTCGCCAACTTTTCGTGGATGGTAAGCGCGCAATCCGCGCCCGGTTCCCGAATATAGCCGAATCAAACCCCTTCCTCTATGCCATCGGCGGTGGAATGGATCACATCATGATTGACCCGACGTTAGTGAAGGCCAGCTGGGGGAGAGCCCGAGACGCCCAAGTTAACATCGTGCCCAACTGGCGGTTCTTTAACCAATGGAACACAGTAACCAGCGTAGATCCCCTGAACGGACGAATCGATATTGCCGACAGCGAAAGGCACGGCAAGATCATTCCAGGCAATTGGTTTTGGATTGAAGGCGTGAAAGAGGAACTCGACCAACCCGGGGAGTGGTATCTCGACTGTGCGGAAGGCCGACTCTACTACATGCCGGATCCGGGCGTCGATCCCCACACCATGTCGTTTGTTGCGCCCCGGCTCAATGTCATTGTCAACGCCAAGGGCGAGGTGGAGAAGAAGACGCACGTGGAATATGTGAACTTCAGCGGCCTCGAGTTCCATCACACCACCTTCACCCTGGGGCATATCGAGGCGCGGGTTCATACCGACGCCGCCGTCCAGCTTGAAAATGCCAATCACTGCCGTATTGAGAACTGCCACATTGAGAATGTCGGCGGCTATGCCTTCTGGCTGCACTTGGATAGCCGGTACAACATGATTGACCGCAATACCGTGCTTAACACTGGCGGCGGCGGTGTGCTCTTCACGGGAGCACGGCTCTCCTACATGGATGACAGCAAGCTCTACACTCCCGGAAAAGTGGCGGCTACGGTGTTTCCGATCCTGAACCATGTCACTCGCAACACGGTCAAGCACTGCGGACAGTTGCGCTACTATGGCGGCGGTATACACCTTGACTCGCGGCCAGCCGGCATGGCGATGAAACCGGGCAACTATATTGCACACAACTACTTTACGGACCTCTCGCGCAACGGCATCTTTGCCTTCCGTAACCAAGGCGGCAACATCGTGGAATACAATCACATTCACGATGCCATGCAGACGACCATCGACGGAGCCTGCATCCATTTTGCCACTATGAATCACCTCAATGCACCGAACTACATCCTTAATAACTGGCTCTATGACATCTGGGGGTATGAACAGAAGCCCAACGGTAAACCCAAGCGTCACTTGGCTAATGGTATCTTTCTAGACTGGAGTAGCAGCAACACCACGATCAAGGACAACTACGTATACAATGCAGGCGGCGCTCCAATCAAAGTCATCTGGGGGGAAAACTGGAACGTGAAGAAGGTGGGAAACAAGTCGTCAGAAACCCGCATTGTGCCGCCGTTTGTGGATGAACTTGGCCCGGAAGGAACCGCAACCAGCGGAATCGACCTGGAGAGCAACCACCTGATCGGCCACGTAATCCATTACAGCAACAGTGAATTGGTTACCCGCACGGGAAATTGGAAGCAGCAGAAACTCACTGGCCTGGTGGACCTCTTCACATACAACCTACTGAAAGCCGTACCCAGGGATCGTGCCGAGATAAGCTACACCTTACCCATCGAAGAGGATGGAACTTATCAGGTCGCCCTTCTGTACAAGCCGGCCAAGGATAATGCGTCCAATGCAAAGATCGCCATTCACCACGCCGAAGGTGTCGCTAATATTGAGTGGAACATGAAGAAGGGCAGCATACACGGCTTTGCCGTTTCCATAGGCAAATACCCGTTCAAAGTCGGCAAACCTGCCAAAGTACAAATATCAACTGACGGTGCCGATGGCGCAATTGTCGCAGATTCCATTGCCTTTGTTAAGGTGGACAAGGAGTAG
- a CDS encoding type II toxin-antitoxin system RelE/ParE family toxin → MKVKIAEDASQDLINGYNFYEEQEPGVGEYFLDSLFSSIDSLIIYYGIQQKFYGKYFRMLSRTFPYAIYYSHDEEIIYIHSVLDVRQNPTFIKHRLED, encoded by the coding sequence ATGAAAGTGAAAATCGCTGAAGATGCATCACAAGATTTAATTAACGGGTATAACTTTTACGAGGAACAAGAACCAGGAGTTGGAGAGTATTTTTTAGACTCTCTCTTTTCTTCTATTGACTCTTTGATAATTTATTACGGCATTCAACAAAAATTTTATGGAAAGTACTTTAGAATGTTATCAAGAACTTTCCCATACGCAATTTATTATTCTCATGATGAGGAAATTATTTATATTCATTCTGTATTAGATGTAAGGCAAAACCCAACATTTATTAAACACAGGTTGGAAGACTGA
- a CDS encoding addiction module protein has translation MNVLAEIKQMSLSEKLMTMEQLWNELQNSQEGVQSPPWHKEVLKAREGNEKFIDWSDAKKAIRNSCK, from the coding sequence ATGAATGTACTAGCAGAAATAAAGCAAATGTCTTTAAGTGAAAAACTTATGACTATGGAACAACTTTGGAATGAACTGCAAAATTCTCAAGAGGGAGTTCAATCTCCACCATGGCATAAAGAAGTTTTAAAAGCACGAGAAGGAAATGAAAAATTTATTGATTGGAGTGATGCAAAAAAAGCTATCAGGAATTCCTGTAAATGA